From the genome of Oryza glaberrima chromosome 1, OglaRS2, whole genome shotgun sequence:
CGAGCTCTGATCTGCTTGATCAGTATCTGGAGATGGAATTATGAATGGCGCCTCAATGCTCGCGCTCGCTAGCTCGTGATCGTAGCCAGGAAAGAATGTCCCCCCTTATATACTGCAAGATGGCGTGACTTCTTCCTCTTGTCAATGAGACACTTCAATCGGTTAACCAGTAAGGTTTCTTGCACATTTTGTTTGGATAACCCAATATATAGTTGATTTTCCTGTCATCATTAAGCTTGACGAATGACGACTGATCGATTAACATGCATGGAACTTCTTGTGTTTGGATCGAGTAAATAGTGCTGTGGCCTCATCTTGGGCACGTAAGTTCAAACACAATGTCAAGCCGCCtcgttttgttttaagataaTATATGAGCTGGCCATAATGACTCGTACCAGATCAAGTATATACCGTGCTGGCTACTCCTTTCGTTTTATACTATATCTcgcttgaattttttttcttagtcaaactaaagcttacaaaaaaataaatagtaatgTTTTCAatgcaaaacaaatatattatcaaaatatattcgatggtaaattcaataaaactaatttggtgttataaatgttgctaatttttttctgtaaatttGGACAAATCTAAATAATtttgattgagaaaaaaaaatcaaacgatttataatagaataaattttacaaaactacatatactttgactAATTATCgtaaaattacagatttaaggtGATGTATCGtataactacatatttaacaataaaattatcataataCTACATATTTATGGTTTAAATAATTAACACTAATGTtatgatttaaatatttgacatcaATGTTATGTTTGATTATAAATATCCAAGTTTTATGATTAAATTGacactaaatctataattttgtgataaatctgTTACTAAAtcatagttttgtgatattatTATACTTTAAATTTATCGTTCTGCgataaattaagttttaaatatgtagttttaccGTACATCATGTTAAATATTGAATATGtagtttttaatttatttatggtACCTGACTCTTTATAATacaaaatagagggagtagtgaCGACTGACGAGAGCCATGCTTGTTTGCTTGCCCGCGACAAGTTCTTCGTGGCTATCTGACAGTGACAAGAACAGCGACATCGTGCATGCATTTCTCTGATCTTGTCAAGTGGAGTACTTCATATATTAGATATTTCGAATTAATATTAGCCATCGACATCAACGAGTAAGTGCAGATGAAATTAATTGATTTAGTCTGTAGCTAGCTTGTGGTGGCCGGCCGGTCTCCCTCGTGCTTTCCCGCAGTCGTCGATGACAATCTGAAGTTCAGAAGgaaatgcatatttatgttatATATTGCGTGTCAATATGCGCACTAGAACACTGTGTAAGTATCTAGGGGAATGCCTTGTCAAATCTCTATGTTGGAACAATTCCATGTATGCAAGTTTTATGCCAAGATTGACTGCTATGTTTCTCCAAGTAGCTGGTTAACTTTGATCTAGAATCCATGGCTTAATCGTCAAAGAGACCGGTGGTCAGATAAAAGCTAGAAGGCAGATCATTCATGGGTACAAGGTGTTTAAGCTTTGATTGGATCATGACGAGATTATTGTGCATTCTGAAGCTGTATATCAAGATCGAATTACACCATATCGGGCATTGTTCATCAGTCATAGGGACATAAGCAGCATAGCAGCACTGAGGGCCTTGCTTTGGACTAATCCGTCATGAACTCTTCCTGTTTATGGGAACGGATCAAAGTCATTCATAACAAATCCATGGGCCGAATGGGTTAGCCCAAAACAAGGCCATCAGTACTATGCTGCCCACGTAaaatgggattttttttaattttatttatttaaatatttaaaacttttttgaaaaatttagaaaactAGTCGCCCCATCGCTATCTGGAGGGAGatcgatttttaaaaatcacccTCCCAGAGAGCGatttatccgacgtggcagaCGTCCATTGGCCCTCACCTAACGGCCGGCCACCGAGGGAGGGGCATTTTGTAGGTGGCCCCTTTGCCGCCCTCTGGGAGGGCGTTTTTTCACTATGCGGGGGCCACATGCAAAAGGGCGGCGAGGCAGCCTAGCATTTTTGCAGGCAGTCCCCTTACCGCCTGCAAAAGGGCAGCGAGGATGGCCTGTCATTTTGTAGACGGCTCCCTTCAGTCCTCTGTGAGGGCGATTTTATGCCCCCGCGGGATATAAaacttcttctccctctctgattttttattatattcactcaaaatccaaaaaaaaaagaaaatgagggaGGGTGAGGGGGAGCAGAAGGGGAGTGGCAAACTCCTGCCGCCCTTTAAGCAGGCGCTCCCCTGCGTAGTGTAAAATCGCCTTCTgtgagggcggcaagggggccatCTGCAAAAAAGTCTGGCCACCCTCCCAGCCCTTTTGCAGGCAACCCCTAGAGCCAAAAACCGCCCTCTGTGAGGGCGGCAAATAGGGCTatcaaaaaagctcgaggctcgcgagctgctcgagctcgactcgtcctaggctcgattcgagctcggctcgagctccaaacgagccgagcccgagcctgtCCCAAAGCTCACGAGCTTTGCGAGCCAAGCTCGAGCTTCTAACGAGCCtagtaatttatgatttttttgttgctatttaataaattagtagatcaaatatgttatttgtatgtCTTGTATTggaatcatatatttattttattcttttcctCTTCTACTAATATGATAAACCATAAAttaaatagttttaaaaaaattatccttTAAAATATACACTGTTCTAATTAAAAATCGAGCTTagtagtcgagctcgagcttgattGAGCTCGAACCGAGCCTGTTTGAAAGCTCgaacattttataggctcggctcgagctcgaacCTAGGCAAGCAAGcttgctcgagctcggctcgttgacagccctagcgtcaaaggggccgcctgcaaaatttcGGCGTCCTCGGTGGTCGGCCATTAGGCGATGGCCAACGGCTGTCTGCCATGTTGGATAAATTGTCCTTTGGAGGGGCAATTTTTAAAAGTCGCCCTATCAAAGAGTGATGGGCGACtagttttgtaaataaaaaattatttttatatattttaataaataaataaataaaaataaaaaaaatctgtaaaATGGCATCTAGGTAAGCCGGCtattgttcttaaaaaaaaaaggtaaaacgGCTTATACAAAATGCCAATtgtcaagaagaagaagaagaatgcaGATCCCACTTGGAATGGACATCTTCGTTTTGCTTGATCAATCAACTGGTTTTTTTAAGAGTATAATCAATCAATTAGACTATTGAGTTGATGATCAATGGCATAGCATATCATGGGGGAATATTACCATATTCCATAGAGGCTTAATTGCCAATGTGTTTGTTATATGAGCAATTTTATATTTCTTGAGGAGgtactattttttaatttagtaACTCTTGGTACATAGGTTAGGAGGTACCAAAACTCAGCCATGTGCTCCTATTCAGCGGAATATAAGGCAAGTTCAGTGAAATATTTCTCAGGCTATGAGGTCCCAATAAGAAGATAACCACAAGCTCGTCGTGATCCAATCAAAACTAAACACGTTGCACCCCATGCCATGAATGCCCAGCCTTGTAAGCTTAATTTTGTCTGACCACCCGTTTCTTCGACAATTAAGTTGGGTCACGGATACTGCAGATCAAGTTAACCAGCTCAGATATATAAACACAGCAAGCAATCTAGCTTGCCAGCTTGACATAAAACTTGCATATGCGGAATTGTTTCAACATAGAGATTTGACAAGACGACATTCCCCTAGACAGTGTTCTCTAATGCTCATCTTGACACGCAATTTATATGCATTCATATTTATATGTCAGATTATCATCGAAGACTGTGGGAAAGCAAGAGGGAGAGACCAACCACACCGCAAGCTAGCTACACTAAAATAATATTAGTTCCCTCTACTTATTCGTTGATGTCGATGGTTAATATTAATATTGGAAATATATCTAATATTGAATACTCAGAGAAATGCATGCACGGTGTCGCTGTTGGTGATCTTCAGATAGCCACGCGAAGAACTTGTCGCGGGCAAGCAAAACCGAGCATGCCTCTCGTCACTACTCGTCAGTCGTCAGTAGCAAAGAACGCACATGCATGTATATTTGACCTGATCATCAGTATAGGTACGAGTCATGACGGCCAGCTCATCttatcttaaaacaaaacgaGGCGGCTTGACATTGTGTTTGAACTTACGTGGCCACGATGAGGCCACAACACTATCATTCGTCAAGCTTAATGATGAACGGAGAATCAACCGTTAGATTAATTAACCTAATACTGCAAGCCACATGTGTAAGAAATAGTTTAGTTATTATCCAAACAAATGTGCAAGAAATAGTAATGAGCAAGCTTAATCTGAATAGTACTGTGAGGTTTGCGCGCAAATCCTCGGCAAATACAATTACAACTTTTCGAGAGATAAATATAATTAAACCTATCTAACTACTAAGTACTAACCGTTCGAAGTGCCACCTGGTTGTTTATAGATCATCTGATACGAAAAGCCGCACCATCTCACAGTATATAAGGAGGCCCATTCTTTCCCTAGCGACGATCACAAGCGAGCATCGAAGCATACATATTCAGATTTGAGCATCTCCGACAACTGAGTAATTTGAGCAAATGGGAGGTACATTAATTcagttttcatttttcttttgatcCTCTTCTCTTCCATGCTGCGTTAATCTAGTGCTAATCAACTAGTAATTGTGTTCGCTAATCAACAAGCAATTAATTCCTCTCAAGCAATTCAATCTCTCTGTATTTTTTCTTCATCgattaattttagatttttaatCATGCAGGTGCCCACGGTGTCTGCTATGGCGTTCTCGGCAACAACCTCCCGTCGCGGAGCGAGGTCGTGCAGCTGTACAAGTCGAAAGGCATCAGCGCGATGCGCATCTACTACCCGGACCAGGAAgccctcgccgcgctccgcggcagcggcatcgccgtcatcgtcgacgtcggcgacaAGGGCGCGGTGGCCAACCTCGCCAAcaacccctccgccgccgccgactgggtCCGGAACAATGTCCAGGCGTACTGGCCGAGCGTCTTCATCCGGTACATCGCCGTCGGCAACGAGCTCGGCCCCGGCGACATGGGGACCATCCTCCCGGCCATGCAGAACGTGTACAACGCGCTCGTGTCCGCCGGCCTCTCGAACAGCATCAAGGTGTCGACGGCGGTGAAGATGGACGTGATCACCAACTCGTTCCCTCCGTCGCACGGCGTGTTCCGCCCGGACCTGCAGCGGTTCATGGTGCCCATCGCGCAGTTCCTCGCCAACACCATGTCGCCGCTGCTCGTCAACGTGTACCCCTACTTCGCCTACAGGGACAACCCGCGCGACATCCCGCTCAACTACGCCACGTTCCAGCCGGGCACCACGGTGAGGGACAACGACAGCGGCCTCACCTACACCAACCTCTTCAACGCCATGGTGGACGCCGTGTACGCCGCGCTGGAGAAGGCCGGCGCGCCCGGCGTCCGCATCGTCGTGTCGGAGAGCGGGTGGCCGTCGGCGGGAGGGTTCGCGGCGAACGTGGAGAACGCGAGGAATCACAACCAGGGCGTGATCGACAACGTCAAGAACGGGACGCCGAAGCGGCCTGGGCAGCTGGAGACGTACGTGTTCGCCATGTTCAACGAGAACCAGAAGCCCGGGGATGAGACCGAGAGGCATTTTGGGCTCTTCAATCCTGACAAGACGCCGGTCTACCCGATTACGTTTCCTCCGAACTAGCGGCTGACCATGTCAATGCGAATAAGGATTTCCAGAGACGAATAATCCATGCTTAAATAATTAATGTTGGTTGAATGTTAATGTACTCTATATGGCACATTGTGCTTTGAAAATGCTACATGAATAAAAGTTCCAAattgttttcttaaaaagaaaatttcagGCCTCTTCCCTTTTTtccttggttttttttcttgttttgtctTTTCTCCCTTCACTTGGTATAAGTTGGACTGGGCTGATTGCGTTGGGTAAACAAATactctttttttctaatataccGACGTGCAATCATTTTGCGtgtttgtaaaataaaaatattcagATCTCTTTATCTGTTAATGACAGCAGCCTGCTGTGACTATATATTGGTACCATCTTgtaccaaacaaatggcacataaACGTACTGATGGACGCAAACATTTTCGGCTTATCAGTTCCAGAACAGACGACACAGATCATGAACGGAGAAGACTGCTTCACCAGCTCGATTTTGGCCACTCAAGCTGCTCTGGCTTGCGGCACTAATGGACTGGAATTCCCTTTGTTACAGCAACTAAAGAATTTGCACATTTGTTTCTGCAATTAATGGACTGGAATTCGTCAGACATTGTTTTTAGATCAGTTGTGCTatgcttgttttttttgctCCATGTTGACCGATGAATTAATATATTTCAGATCCATGCACTCATATttagtgaagaaaaaaaaacttactgtTTGACCTGGCATTGGCAATGTGCTAGTTCACACAACAAATCCTGATTTATACAAATACAATTCACATCTAGTCAGGATATAGTATAGTCCATGTTTGATCATAATTCTCCAAATATTCTAATCACAGAGAACAACCGTCTTAATAAAAACAGAGAACATGAGCTGTGGATAAAAAAGGCTCAGAATTGGAATTCCACCAAACCAGCCAATAGTACCATATGCATATATTCGGTAATATGCCAATCATGTGCAGCAAAAAAGTCAATATCgctaatactccatccatcatGTTTTAAGTGCAGTTATGAGTTCAGGTGATAGCTGACTTGTAGCATGCTATTATACTTTGTTCTTATTGATGATAAACACGGCTGATAGACACGCAAAATTCCTAACAGAGAGTTTCAGATCATGTAGATTTCGTTTCGAGTTTTGACTAGAAATTAATTCAAGATGAAGTTCATTGACATCATGACATGCAAGATTACTTATTTATTATTTCAGAATAAAATGAAAGCTGTAACTAGAAGCAAAAGGAACACTCAGTTTTGGATTTGGATAATACATCTCTGCTATCAAAGATTCAAGAAGTGGCTTAGTTAAGGAAGAGaattttgatccctcgagggatatcccctcgttgtttgcatgtcattcaaatggttatgaaaaaatttaaaaaaatttaagaagatgtattaatatgtgatatatcactctacaaacatacaagtaaaaattcaacttctacatctcgcaacgaaaaaaacaaatttgactctgaatatacgttaactagctgcggttcaatttgtttttttcgttacgagatgtagaagttgaatttgaacttgcatgtttgtggagtgttacatcacatgttaatacaccttcccaaatttttttaaatttttttataaccatttaagtgacatgcaaagAACGATAgaatatcccctcgagggattaaaacagtttccccttAGTTAATTGAATTTGCTCCAAGA
Proteins encoded in this window:
- the LOC127760102 gene encoding glucan endo-1,3-beta-glucosidase GV-like, producing MGGAHGVCYGVLGNNLPSRSEVVQLYKSKGISAMRIYYPDQEALAALRGSGIAVIVDVGDKGAVANLANNPSAAADWVRNNVQAYWPSVFIRYIAVGNELGPGDMGTILPAMQNVYNALVSAGLSNSIKVSTAVKMDVITNSFPPSHGVFRPDLQRFMVPIAQFLANTMSPLLVNVYPYFAYRDNPRDIPLNYATFQPGTTVRDNDSGLTYTNLFNAMVDAVYAALEKAGAPGVRIVVSESGWPSAGGFAANVENARNHNQGVIDNVKNGTPKRPGQLETYVFAMFNENQKPGDETERHFGLFNPDKTPVYPITFPPN